A stretch of the Lolium perenne isolate Kyuss_39 chromosome 3, Kyuss_2.0, whole genome shotgun sequence genome encodes the following:
- the LOC127339351 gene encoding uncharacterized protein has translation MEFKVTVTTRAATMEKWIYRVSEDFLCDASAKIVGLDCEFTDKVKGTKQKLLPEDKRQRAAVLQLCVANDIILFQIFQATKIPCLLKKFLSSGKIWFFGAAIDMDRKMLMPYGLNIRCAFDLQKMINIHKLDPVVKNIRIPSLYDLSNAVLGTNLEKKGESCKKIREEGWARPELSFDQVKYAALDARLSFEIPRKKWAIR, from the exons ATGGAATTCAAGGTCACCGTAACCACAAGGGCTGCAACAATGGAGAAGTGGATCTACCGCGTATCCGAAGATTTCCTGTGCGACGCCAGCGCAAAGATCGTTGGTCTTGATTGCGAGTTCACTGACAAAGTGAAAGGAACAAAGCAGAAACTTCTTCCAGAGGATAAACGGCAACGTGCAGCAGTTTTGCAGCTATGTGTTGCCAATGACATCATTCTTTTTCAG ATATTTCAGGCAACAAAGATTCCATGTTTGTTAAAGAAATTCTTGAGCTCGGGGAAGATTTGGTTTTTTGGTGCAGCAATTGATATGGATCGCAAGATGCTGATGCCTTATGGATTAAATATCAGGTGTGCGTTCgacttgcagaagatgatcaataTTCATAAACTAGATCCAGTTGTTAAGAATATAAGAATACCATCACTCTATGATCTGTCAAATGCTGTGTTGGGGACAAATTTGGAAAAGAAAGGTGAATCATGCAAGAAAATAAGAGAGGAAGGATGGGCAAGACCCGAATTAAGCTTTGATCAGGTCAAATATGCAGCCTTGGATGCACGGCTAAGCTTTGAAATTCCTAGAAAAAAATGGGCAATCAGGTAG